In Lentisphaerota bacterium, the DNA window CGATGATGTCGATCTCCATCCCCCGGAGAATAGCCAGGTACGACTCGATGTCGGTGTCTTTGATGACCGATTCCGGCAACAACTCGTTCACGTCCTCAAATGTGAGATAGCCCTGCGCCTCGGCGCGCTTGATCAGCGTCTTGATCCGCTCGTTGCGGTCTTCGCGCTTGGCACGCAGCGCGGCCCGGTCAGGGTCCATCACGATCTCATTCTCAACCACGTCGAACTCGATGTGATTGTGCCCGGAATACTCGTCGCCCTCCGTCACTAAACCGTCATCATGTTCGTGGCCGTGGTCGTGATCATGATCCAGCCCGGCCCCATCCACGGCATCCACATCAAAGTCATCGCCGATGCTGGCGATCACCGCAAGATCGTGCTCATCGGTGGCGTCGGCGAGCCCGTCCTCCAACACGTCTGTTGCAACGGCCTCGGCGCCCTGTAAACCGACAGCCTTGCGCTCCGGGGCCAGTGACCGGCCTCCCGGCGCGGGTTTCACCGCTTTCGGGGCAGAGCCCTTCGCGTGATGCCCCCCAGCGGCAGCCACCGGCGCGGCTTTTGCGCCTTTCGGGGCAGAGCCCCTGGCGTGATGCCCGGCGGGACCAGTCACCGGCGCGGGCTTGGGGCTTTTTGCTTTTTTCCCGGCGCTTTTGTCGTTGGCTGCTCGCTGAACAGCCGGAACCTGTTTTGAGGTCTTTGGGGAAGCCGCTTGTCCACTTGTTGTCGCGCGTTTCTTTTTGGCCGTTGCCATGCTTGATCCCTTTTCCCGGAATGCGTCACCCGCATCCCCGCCCGTTTAATGAATAGTCCCCGGTGCAACCCCGCGTGTCACAGCTCACCCCGAGCCAAGCCCAGCGTCGGGTTCGTCGTCCCCGACATGCGCGCGACCTCCACGTTCCCGCCAACAAACACCACGTGGCCGCACGCTACGCCGGCATACCGGTGAATAAAACCGATCGTCTCGTACGGCGCGATACCCGTGCCGGTGTTGGCCGGCCCTTCCGCGTCCAGACAGGGGTCCCCACCGTTGGGAACCCACGGTGTCGTCCGGACGCCACTGGCGGGCACCGGGATCTCGGCGAACAGCATCGTCCGGCTCATGTTGACGCTCTGCAGCCCATCGCCGCTGACCCGCTTGTTCATCGCGTAGCTGCGGACGGCGTCTTCCCATATATTCAAAGATCTCAACATCGCTTCCGCCTTCTGCTTAAAGCGGGGACAGATATAGACCGACAGATCGCTCAACCCGCCATCCGCCCACAGCGTGCCGTCCTTGATGCCGCGCGTCCCCTTGGCGCCGTACCAGGGCGGCTGTTCCATCTGGCCGGCCTGGCTGTTCGCGTTCGGCCAGGTCGGCCGCGGCGCGGTGGCGCTGGTCGATGGCACCCAAGTCACCCAGCCCTTGACTTCATTGTAGGGCAACGCGGCATTCAGGTTTTCGCTCTCGTATCCGTAGGCTTGGCGAATGCCGCCCCCCTCGACGGCCAGGGCCTGAATGCCATTGGCCAAATTTCTGAGATTGGCCTTGCACCGGGTCGCGTAGCCGGCCTCGCGCGCCTGCTTGACCGCGTTCAGGACGATGGTGGCAAGAATCGCAATGATGGCAATCACCACCAGCATCTCAACCAGGGTGAACCCGATCCACGTGTCACGCTTCATAGCCATCGCCTCCCTTCCGCTCCGGAACGGGATCTGTGCACAATTCATCCATCCGGGCATTATGCCATACACCTCGCTGCAGAGGCAACTGGAATTTTGGGCCGTGGAAGGCCATGGAAGGGGTGCTAGAGCTCGGGAAGCCGATCGGGGTCGGCCGCAACGGGAGGCGGCTGCTGCTTGCCGCCACCCACGGAATACAGATGCCGGCCCGGCACTCCGGGATAGCCCTCCGGTCCCATCGGGAAGTCGAGGGTCTCGCTGTTCCACTGGAAGTAGACCGGGGCGTCTGTGTGGCAGATAAGCTCCAGCTTGATCGCGTACAGCTTGCCGGCCACCAGGGTGATCGAACCCCCGGTCTTGAAGGTTCCGCCATCGTCCAGCAGCCGGCCGTCGACCCACATCTTTCCGCCGCTCCGGCCGTTGTGCACGCTGAAGGTGAAGGTCTCGCTGTAAGGGGCCAGAAACGTGCCGGTCCAGCGCACGCTGTAGGGTGCCGATACGCCCTTCGGTCGCATATCGCCACGCAGCACCGGATCGGTCCGGAGGGCTGCCAGCCGGGTGAATGTCGCATCGTTGAAGTATTCGCCATCCAGGCCGGTTCCAGGCGGGTTATCCACGATCATCAACGGGGCTTCTCGCGACAGGACGACGCCAGCCGGATTGCTGACCTCCACCGTGAACCTCGCGCCGTTGTCGGCCGCCGCTGCAGGCGGCATGAGGCAGTCGCGATCAGTCTTCCCTTCAAGAAGCTTGCCGTTCCGAAACCAACGATACGAGAGGAACGCGCCGGTCGCATGCGTCCCGAATTTCACGGCCTGCCCGGCAAACGCCGCCGCGTCGGACGGCTGCCGCACAAAGGCCGGGGGCGTCACGGCAGTAACGGTCACTTCGCTGGCGACGGCGCCGCCCTTGCCGTCGCTGACTGTCATGCGCAGGACATGGGTTCCGACCGCGCTGAACGTCACCGCGCTCTCCGCCGCATCCGGCGCGGCAAAGGTCACCGGGCCTGCGCCAAAGGCCAGGCTCCAGCGGTAAGCGATCGGATCGCCGTCCGGGTCACGCGCTGCGCCCCGGACCTTCGTCCCGGCCAGCGGAGCCACCGGTGCGTCGGCCTGTGCCGCGGCGACGATCTCCGGTGCGCGGTTGCCGTCCGGGACGGCGGCGGGGGGGATGCGCTCGCCGCGTTCGAACACCGCCAGGATCCTCGCGGGGGCGTCGATGGATACGGGCGTGCGGGCGGAGGATGGATCAGCGAAGGTCACGGGGCCCCGGGTGGCGACCCATCGGACGAACCGGAAGCCGGGGGCGGCCGTCGCCGTGAGCGGAACCGACGTTCCCCGGGTTACTGGCGTGATCCCCAGCGGCGATACCGACGCGCCGCCAAAACCGGCATAGGCCGTAAGCGTGACATTGGTTTCACCGGCATCGCGCCACACATCCGCATTCACGGAGATGCCCCGGTAGCCGGGAGCGGACAATGCGAACTCCACACGCGGGGGAGGTGCCCCGGTCGCCCCGGTGCCGACGCAGGCCAGGGTGACGGGGCGCCAGACGTCCCAGTCATTGTCGGCGAATGCAAGGGTTTTGCCAGCCAGGATCGTGATGGCCCCGCCAGGCTGGGACTGGGGCTTGGAGACGGGCGTCGTCGTGACCAACACGGGCTGGCCGGCCGGCGGCGGCGACGAGAGCCGGACCAGGAAATAGGCCGCGCCCGTTCCGGGG includes these proteins:
- a CDS encoding prepilin-type N-terminal cleavage/methylation domain-containing protein — encoded protein: MAMKRDTWIGFTLVEMLVVIAIIAILATIVLNAVKQAREAGYATRCKANLRNLANGIQALAVEGGGIRQAYGYESENLNAALPYNEVKGWVTWVPSTSATAPRPTWPNANSQAGQMEQPPWYGAKGTRGIKDGTLWADGGLSDLSVYICPRFKQKAEAMLRSLNIWEDAVRSYAMNKRVSGDGLQSVNMSRTMLFAEIPVPASGVRTTPWVPNGGDPCLDAEGPANTGTGIAPYETIGFIHRYAGVACGHVVFVGGNVEVARMSGTTNPTLGLARGEL